In Brachypodium distachyon strain Bd21 chromosome 2, Brachypodium_distachyon_v3.0, whole genome shotgun sequence, one genomic interval encodes:
- the LOC100843660 gene encoding mini-chromosome maintenance complex-binding protein has protein sequence MVGPQYDLVGNPLGAVRSTFERAAAAAAAESGGRDPVAAFRAKDWGATEVFRSFLFDQGGIDKVPVLDASNLGLIKPNTLVRFRGMVQDMLGSEFYAGAFKDGSTWRTNKFTDFSPFTMPHPCDSHLWERHLLHCVPVPGQNSWTMESSPGPDLRQMSNCSTSEQRDKRKRDGDDDAMDVSENGNGEGSSFSKKPKEDGVQGSSSSPEMPVSEDRVPEMNGDDHHIPGSFFSCLVKVYDMPESQVKLNDVAEFIGVYTFDPELAAPVDNSDDIMFDLLEDVTAQLPPSKVPRLHCLMSRKLSCHDFLSKQPAVEPSPSLLKGIRQSLLSHLTLVLGKDDLAAHCLLLHLLSRLRTKVDLVTVGRLSLNFTGFNRESASIFGNRLNTLVQRLVPYSQAIPLSIDYLNTATLQPRKDNKSGRLVTGVLQLPQGTHLTFDETLLQSGSLASKGVENTVLLKNLMESQMVEYDFEYYKLEMATDVQLLTLSEAKSNILPSDLVVPFRPSSVPAVNASLEELESWRWYLATVRSLPQLSEPETYQAIQDDMVNVMRNDRSLGCSELSRWLTMAQLTASSFGEKSLSMEHWQMVKELERLRKERMQ, from the exons atGGTTGGACCGCAGTACGACCTCGTCGGGAATCCGTTGGGCGCGGTGCGGTCCACCTTcgagagggcggcggcggctgccgcggcggagTCCGGGGGCCGCGACCCGGTGGCGGCGTTCCGGGCGAAAGACTGGGGCGCCACCGAGGTGTTCCGCTCCTTCCTCTTCGACCAAGGCGGCATCGACAAG GTTCCGGTGTTGGACGCATCAAATCTCGGATTGATCAAACCGAACACCCTCGTTCGGTTCCGGGGAATGGTTCAGGATATGCTCGGGAGTGAGTTCTATGCTGGCGCTTTCAAG GATGGTTCTACCTGGAGGACGAACAAGTTCACAGATTTCTCACCGTTCACAATGCCGCACCCTTGCGATTCACATCTCTGGGAGCGCCATCTCTTGCACTGTGTGCCT GTGCCTGGACAGAACTCTTGGACAATGGAGTCTTCTCCCGGACCTGACTTGCGCCAGATGTCAAACTGCTCGACATCTGAACAAAgggacaaaagaaaaagggatgGAGATGATGATGCCATGGAT GTTTCAGAAAATGGTAATGGTGAGGGTTCTTCATTCAGTAAGAAACCG AAGGAAGATGGTGTCCAGGGCTCATCTAGTTCACCAGAAATGCCAGTGAGTGAAGATCGCGTGCCAGAGATGAATGGGGATGATCATCATATTCCTGGAAGCTTCTTTTCATGTCTAGTGAAG GTCTATGATATGCCTGAAAGTCAAGTGAAACTAAACGATGTTGCTGAGTTCATAGGTGTATATACATTTGACCCGGAACTTGCTGCTCCCGTTGATAATTCAGACGATATAATGTTTGACCTACTAGAAGATGTAACAGCTCAGCTTCCTCCCAGCAAG GTACCCCGTCTTCACTGTTTGATGTCGCGAAAATTATCATGTCATGATTTTCTGTCAAAGCAACCTGCTGTTGAG CCTTCGCCAAGCTTACTAAAAGGCATCCGACAATCTTTGCTCTCGCATCTCACTCTGGTATTAGGGAAAGATGACCTGGCAGCTCACTGCTTGCTGTTGCATCTTCTATCCAGG CTTCGTACTAAGGTGGATTTGGTTACCGTCGGTAGGCTCTCCTTGAATTTCACTGGATTCAACAGAGAAAGTGCTTCCATATTTGGAAATCGGCTAAATACTTTGGTCCAAAGACTAGTGCCATATTCGCAAGCCATTCCTCTGTCAATTGATTATCTCAACACAGCCACTCTTCAACCTAGGAAGGATAACAAGTCAGGAAG GTTGGTTACAGGAGTTCTGCAGCTACCTCAGGGCACTCACCTGACCTTTGATGAGACTCTCTTGCAGTCTGGATCTCTGGCATCTAAAGGTGTTGAGAATACTGTGCTGCTTAAGAACTTGATGGAGTCACAGATG GTTGAGTATGATTTTGAGTACTACAAGCTAGAAATGGCAACGGATGTGCAGCTACTTACTCTATCTGAGGCAAAATCAAACATATTGCCTTCTGACTTAGTAGTGCCTTTTCGTCCATCCTCTGTTCCTGCAGTAAATGCAAGTCTTGAGGAACTTGAGAGTTGGAGATGGTACTTGGCCACGGTTAGGTCTCTTCCTCAGTTATCTGAACCTGAGACTTACCAG GCCATCCAAGATGATATGGTCAATGTCATGCGCAATGATAGGAGCTTGGGTTGCTCTGAACTTAGCAG ATGGCTAACAATGGCACAGCTAACAGCTTCAAGCTTTGGTGAGAAGAGTCTTTCTATGGAGCACTGGCAGATGGTGAAGGAGCTTGAGAGGCTTAGGAAGGAGAGGATGCAATGA